The proteins below are encoded in one region of Nilaparvata lugens isolate BPH chromosome X, ASM1435652v1, whole genome shotgun sequence:
- the LOC120354657 gene encoding uncharacterized protein LOC120354657, protein MDSSSASSSSTTFLLPDSPPPERKMNFWEQQKQQQQKRRSTAATSAVASTSAAATSSSSSDPLKKQGIFVREEDEEDSSIIIPDSSPLPQATWAPRQATLTSVPAAAAAPKQSVKRKLFVDDDDEEPSNVLTQSKKRVQLQESQDSSIMSLLRETEEGEEEDELDRETDDFIRIINSRCEKPWTPLRELEEGLPYPIVDVREASNQHGRRIILKLHTPGMSLMYARTRKHAPELKTSAGRSLSQGRPTPPDLHKAARLPC, encoded by the exons ATGGACTCATCAAGTGCTTCCTCATCCTCCACAACATTCTTATTACCAGACAGCCCGCCTCCGGAGAGGAAGATGAACTTCTGGGAGCAGCAGAAGCAACAGCAGCAGAAGCGCCGCAGCACGGCTGCTACCTCGGCTGTTGCCTCCACCTCTGCTGCtgccacctcctcctcctcctcagatCCCTTGAAGAAACAAGGGATCTTTGTAcgtgaggaggatgaggaggattcCTCCATCATCATCCCAGACAGCAGCCCTCTCCCGCAAGCTACTTGGGCGCCGCGCCAAGCGACGCTAACATCAGTGCCTGCTGCCGCCGCCGCCCCCAAGCAGTCAGTTAAGCGGAAGTTGTTTGTCGACGACGACGATGAGGAGCCCTCCAACGTCCTCACTCAATCGAAG aaacgagtGCAGCTACAGGAGTCGCAAGACAGCTCAATAATGTCTCTGTTACGGGAGacggaggagggggaggaggaggatgaattGGACAGGGAGACAGACGACTTCATTCGGATCATAAATTCTAGATGTGAAAAGCCCTGGACGCCTCTCAGGGAATTGGAGGAGGGGTTACCATACCCCATCGTGGACGTCCGGGAGGCGTCCAACCAACATGGACGTCGCATCATCTTAAAACTACACACTCCCGGAATGAG cttgatgtaTGCACGCACGCGCAAGCATGCCCCTGAGCTGAAAACATCAGCCGGTCGCTCACTCAGTCAAGGCCGGCCAACGCCCCCCGACCTTCACAAGGCCGCCCGCCTTCCTTGTTGA